One Ignavibacterium album JCM 16511 genomic region harbors:
- a CDS encoding acetoacetate--CoA ligase — protein sequence MSELLWSPSKERISNSNITKFISFISEKERLNFSDYHQLYDWSVNNIEKFWEYIWEFSGIKYKKKFDKVLIDKGIKASKWFVGSEINFAENLLRFDDDKMALISYRENYPPVKITYAQLNSIVKKVTNALREFGIEKGYRVAGYVANVPEAVIAMLATTSIGAIWSSTSPDFGIEGVVDRFGQIEPKILFATKSYFYGGKHIDNIEKILEVKKRIPSIQKVILIDEYFDFNSVSNARSIENDILDFSELLNHSEKDFEFAYNEFDHPVYIMYSSGTTGKPKCIVHGAGGTLLQHYKELALHTDLQRDDTITYFTTCGWMMWNWLVSSLQIGATVVLIDGNPAYPNERLWKIIEDEKITIFGTSPKYLTLIEKSGLVPNDKFNLNSLKTILSTGSPLTDSNFHWVYKNVKDDVLLSSISGGTDIISCFMLGCPILPVHAGEIQCRGLAMKVEAWDESGNSLIEEKGELVCAAPFPSRPVYFWNDEDGAKYHNAYFNYYPGVWRHGDYIKITSNGGVIVYGRSDSTLNPGGVRIGTAEIYKIVESMNEIADSLVVGKNTNGDVEVILFVVTRNNKILDEELIHKIKNEIRKATTPRHVPSRIIQIKEVPYTISGKKVEIAVTKILNGEKVDNREALANPKSLEQFYNLNI from the coding sequence TTGAGTGAATTACTTTGGTCACCTTCAAAAGAAAGAATATCAAATTCCAACATAACCAAATTCATTTCATTCATTTCTGAAAAAGAAAGATTAAACTTTTCTGATTATCATCAACTTTACGATTGGTCAGTCAATAATATTGAAAAATTTTGGGAATACATTTGGGAATTTTCCGGAATTAAATACAAAAAAAAATTTGATAAAGTATTAATTGATAAAGGTATAAAAGCTTCAAAATGGTTTGTTGGTTCTGAAATAAACTTTGCAGAGAATCTTTTAAGATTTGATGATGATAAAATGGCTTTAATTTCTTATCGTGAAAATTATCCACCGGTTAAAATAACTTATGCTCAACTTAATTCAATTGTTAAAAAAGTCACAAACGCACTGAGAGAATTTGGTATTGAGAAAGGCTATAGAGTTGCTGGCTATGTCGCGAATGTTCCGGAAGCAGTTATAGCAATGCTTGCAACAACATCAATCGGTGCAATCTGGAGCAGTACTTCTCCTGATTTTGGAATTGAAGGAGTCGTTGATCGCTTCGGACAAATTGAACCAAAAATTCTTTTTGCTACTAAATCATATTTCTACGGTGGGAAGCACATTGATAATATTGAAAAAATTCTCGAGGTGAAAAAAAGAATTCCATCAATTCAAAAAGTTATTCTGATTGATGAATATTTTGATTTTAATTCAGTATCTAATGCGAGATCAATTGAAAATGATATTCTAGATTTTTCAGAATTATTAAATCATTCAGAAAAAGATTTTGAATTTGCTTACAATGAATTTGACCATCCTGTTTACATTATGTATTCATCAGGTACAACAGGCAAACCAAAATGTATTGTCCACGGTGCTGGTGGAACTTTACTTCAACATTATAAAGAACTTGCGCTTCATACTGATTTGCAGAGAGATGATACAATAACTTATTTCACAACTTGCGGTTGGATGATGTGGAATTGGTTAGTTAGTTCACTTCAAATCGGAGCCACTGTTGTTTTGATTGATGGAAATCCAGCTTATCCAAATGAAAGGTTGTGGAAAATTATTGAAGATGAAAAAATCACAATCTTTGGTACAAGTCCAAAGTATCTTACCCTGATTGAAAAATCGGGATTAGTTCCTAACGATAAATTCAATCTGAATTCACTTAAAACAATCTTATCAACAGGTTCGCCTTTAACCGATAGTAATTTTCATTGGGTTTATAAAAATGTAAAAGATGATGTTTTACTATCATCAATATCAGGTGGAACAGATATCATTTCTTGCTTTATGCTTGGTTGCCCAATTCTTCCTGTTCACGCTGGAGAAATTCAATGTCGTGGTTTGGCAATGAAAGTCGAAGCGTGGGATGAATCAGGTAACTCACTAATTGAAGAAAAAGGTGAACTTGTTTGCGCTGCACCATTTCCATCAAGACCGGTTTATTTCTGGAATGATGAAGATGGAGCAAAGTATCATAACGCTTATTTCAATTATTATCCTGGAGTTTGGCGTCACGGCGATTACATAAAGATTACAAGCAATGGCGGAGTTATAGTTTACGGTCGATCTGATTCCACATTAAATCCTGGAGGAGTTAGAATTGGCACAGCAGAAATTTATAAGATTGTTGAATCAATGAATGAGATTGCAGATAGTTTAGTGGTTGGCAAAAATACTAACGGTGATGTTGAAGTGATTTTATTCGTAGTTACAAGGAATAATAAAATTCTTGATGAAGAGCTTATTCATAAAATCAAAAATGAAATCAGAAAAGCTACAACGCCAAGACATGTTCCTTCCAGAATCATTCAAATCAAAGAAGTTCCATACACGATTAGCGGAAAGAAAGTAGAAATAGCTGTAACTAAAATATTGAATGGAGAAAAAGTAGATAACAGGGAAGCACTGGCCAATCCTAAATCATTAGAGCAGTTTTACAATCTAAACATATAA
- a CDS encoding endonuclease III domain-containing protein has product MKKQIERINQLLINHFGIPERQKKLPDPLDIIIGTILSQNTNDKNSYKAYLNLKSNINSWEDVLSLKTSQIERIIKVAGLGKQKAKAIKNLLKNLKKYHGKLSLTHLKKKSDDEVLDELILHKGIGVKTASCVLLFAFDRNVCPVDTHVHRILNRVGVVETSNPEKTFNEIKSHIPKGAAHSFHTNLLRLGREYCTPTNPKCYECPIENVCNYKEKNFTIKKLTKQNNFFLLDSIK; this is encoded by the coding sequence ATGAAAAAACAGATAGAAAGAATAAATCAACTTTTAATTAACCATTTTGGAATCCCGGAAAGACAAAAAAAGCTTCCAGATCCACTTGATATAATTATTGGAACAATTCTTTCGCAGAACACAAATGATAAAAATTCCTACAAAGCATATTTAAATCTTAAAAGTAACATCAACAGTTGGGAAGATGTTCTGTCGTTGAAAACTTCGCAGATCGAACGAATTATCAAAGTTGCCGGTTTGGGTAAGCAAAAGGCAAAAGCAATTAAAAACCTTCTCAAAAATTTGAAAAAGTATCATGGCAAGCTTTCATTAACTCATCTTAAGAAAAAATCGGACGATGAAGTTCTTGATGAATTGATTTTGCATAAAGGTATTGGCGTGAAGACTGCCAGTTGTGTTTTACTTTTTGCATTTGACAGAAATGTTTGTCCTGTTGATACTCATGTTCACAGAATATTGAACAGAGTCGGAGTGGTAGAAACATCAAACCCTGAAAAGACTTTTAATGAAATCAAATCCCACATACCAAAAGGAGCAGCTCATTCATTTCATACAAATCTTTTAAGATTGGGAAGAGAATATTGCACTCCGACAAATCCCAAATGTTATGAATGTCCGATTGAAAATGTTTGTAATTACAAAGAAAAAAATTTTACAATTAAAAAACTTACAAAGCAGAATAACTTCTTTTTGCTTGACAGCATCAAATAA
- the glmM gene encoding phosphoglucosamine mutase, protein MPTLMVSISGIRGIVGDGLTPEVIVKYTSAYADFIKQGKVIVGRDARITGEMVSKIVVGTLLAKGLDVVDIGIVPTPTVQFTVKILEAQGGIAITASHNPNEWNALKLLNATGQFMSPEEHEEMKTFLSTEPFYESWQKIGKYSEHFEAIDNHIEAILKLNLIDAEKIRAKKFKVLLDCVNGAGVYSVPKLLDKLGVEYIKMNCDKSGIFPRLPEPVPENLSETMKSVKENNVDLGIVVDPDVDRLVLITDKGEPFGEENTITQVVKFIVAKTPGKVVVNLSTTRAVEDVAKEFGCKVFRSPVGEANVVKRMKEVDAVIGGEGSGGVIYPSLHYGRDALVGIALTLQHLAEKDITLSDLKKSLPEYFIAKKKIELQNVSPDEIINSLIFKYKNQNINTDDGLRIDFADHWVHLRKSNTEPIIRIIVEAKSKELSESLAEKYLNEIKELV, encoded by the coding sequence ATGCCTACTTTAATGGTTAGTATTTCTGGAATTCGTGGAATAGTTGGAGATGGCCTTACTCCCGAAGTTATTGTTAAATACACTTCTGCTTATGCTGATTTTATAAAACAAGGAAAAGTGATTGTAGGAAGAGATGCCCGAATCACAGGTGAGATGGTTAGTAAAATTGTTGTAGGAACTTTGCTTGCAAAAGGTCTTGATGTTGTTGATATCGGAATTGTTCCAACTCCAACAGTTCAATTCACAGTAAAAATTCTGGAAGCACAAGGTGGAATTGCAATTACTGCATCACATAATCCGAATGAATGGAACGCGTTGAAGTTACTGAATGCAACCGGGCAATTTATGAGTCCCGAAGAACACGAAGAGATGAAAACTTTTCTTTCAACTGAACCATTTTATGAGTCCTGGCAAAAGATTGGAAAATATTCTGAACATTTTGAAGCAATTGATAATCATATTGAAGCAATATTGAAATTGAATTTAATTGATGCAGAGAAAATCAGAGCAAAAAAATTCAAAGTTCTGTTGGATTGTGTCAATGGAGCTGGTGTTTATTCTGTGCCTAAATTATTGGACAAACTTGGAGTTGAATATATTAAGATGAATTGTGATAAGTCCGGAATTTTTCCAAGGTTACCAGAACCAGTTCCTGAAAATCTTAGTGAAACTATGAAGTCAGTTAAAGAGAACAATGTTGATTTAGGAATTGTCGTTGATCCTGATGTTGACAGACTTGTTTTGATTACGGACAAAGGTGAACCATTCGGTGAAGAAAACACAATTACTCAGGTTGTAAAATTCATTGTTGCAAAAACTCCGGGAAAAGTTGTTGTAAATCTTTCGACAACAAGAGCCGTTGAAGATGTTGCAAAAGAATTTGGTTGTAAAGTTTTCAGATCACCTGTTGGTGAAGCAAATGTTGTGAAAAGAATGAAGGAAGTTGATGCAGTAATCGGTGGTGAAGGAAGTGGCGGAGTAATTTATCCTTCTTTACATTACGGAAGAGATGCATTAGTTGGTATTGCATTAACTTTGCAGCATCTGGCTGAAAAGGATATCACTTTATCAGACTTGAAAAAAAGTCTTCCGGAATATTTTATTGCAAAGAAAAAAATTGAATTACAAAATGTTAGTCCGGATGAAATAATCAACAGTTTGATATTTAAGTACAAAAATCAAAACATAAATACTGATGACGGACTAAGAATTGATTTTGCAGATCATTGGGTGCATTTAAGAAAGTCAAATACAGAACCAATTATCAGAATTATAGTTGAAGCGAAGAGCAAAGAATTGTCAGAGAGTTTGGCTGAAAAGTATCTTAACGAAATTAAGGAATTAGTATAG
- a CDS encoding fumarylacetoacetate hydrolase family protein, whose product MKLVTYKKNNEQRLGILYNDFIFDLQNSGRKLKLKLPSTMKEFLEGENATMRLAKKVFTEIKKGNIKSELKLKSVKLLSPVPNPTSMRDGYAFRQHVETARRNRGVPMIPEFDQYPVFYFTNHNAVFGEGIIEVEDDHLQQLDFELECAIVIGRKGKNIPAEKADSYIAGYMIMNDWSARVLQMEEMKLNLGPAKGKDFATSLGPWLVTVDELEPYKISTPYGNKYDVKMIARHNGKQISDGNLKDMNWTFAELIERASYGVTLYPGDVIGSGTVGTGCYLELNGTWALEAKSKGEEFKPIWLQDGDEMELEITGLGVLRNKIKKSKVSRSILAKKKLVNSNTD is encoded by the coding sequence ATGAAATTAGTAACATACAAAAAAAATAACGAGCAACGACTCGGCATTTTATATAACGACTTCATTTTCGATTTACAAAATTCTGGTCGTAAACTTAAATTAAAGTTACCTTCTACAATGAAAGAATTTCTTGAAGGTGAAAATGCTACGATGAGACTTGCAAAAAAAGTTTTTACTGAAATAAAAAAAGGAAATATAAAATCTGAACTGAAACTTAAATCAGTTAAGTTGCTTTCGCCTGTACCAAATCCAACATCGATGCGTGATGGTTATGCATTTCGTCAGCATGTTGAAACTGCAAGAAGAAATCGTGGCGTACCGATGATTCCTGAGTTTGATCAATATCCTGTTTTCTATTTTACAAATCATAATGCAGTTTTTGGTGAAGGAATTATAGAAGTAGAAGATGATCATCTTCAGCAACTGGATTTTGAACTTGAGTGTGCAATTGTTATCGGAAGAAAAGGAAAAAACATTCCTGCTGAAAAAGCAGATAGTTATATAGCTGGTTATATGATAATGAATGATTGGTCCGCAAGAGTTCTTCAAATGGAAGAAATGAAATTGAATCTCGGTCCTGCCAAGGGAAAAGATTTTGCAACATCATTAGGACCTTGGTTAGTAACTGTTGATGAACTCGAACCATACAAAATTTCTACTCCATACGGAAACAAATATGATGTGAAAATGATTGCCCGACATAACGGCAAGCAAATTTCTGATGGTAACCTTAAGGATATGAATTGGACTTTTGCAGAATTGATTGAGCGTGCTTCTTACGGAGTAACTCTTTATCCCGGCGATGTTATTGGCAGCGGAACAGTTGGTACAGGTTGTTATCTCGAGTTAAATGGAACCTGGGCTTTGGAAGCTAAATCAAAAGGTGAAGAGTTCAAACCTATTTGGCTGCAGGATGGAGATGAAATGGAACTTGAAATTACTGGTTTGGGTGTATTAAGAAATAAAATAAAGAAATCAAAAGTTAGTCGTTCAATTCTTGCCAAGAAAAAGTTAGTGAATAGCAATACAGATTAA
- a CDS encoding flavin reductase family protein has translation MKSIIPSEISVPEVQRLLQGGVAPRPIALVSTISKNGINNLSPFSFYNVFGANPPIIAFSPSRRGKDASLKDTYWNLVETKECVVNSVTYSMVEQVSLASTEYESEVDEFIKSGLTPIESDLVKPKRVKESPFQMECKLLEIRSFGEGGASANIAICQVLKFHVAEDLFVNGIIHPNRIDLVARMSADFYCRANGEAIFEVEKPIKKKGIGYDQLPEFIKESFVFSANNLGKFANVERIPDENEVNEFIQKVKSETLSEYEISEEAFYRYKRLGNFRYMLRCALDLNLSDIQKKYLLELTAKLALEKNDTDFAWKTALYSNQFN, from the coding sequence ATGAAATCAATAATACCCTCTGAAATTTCTGTCCCTGAGGTTCAAAGATTATTACAAGGTGGAGTTGCACCAAGACCTATAGCATTGGTTTCTACAATTTCTAAAAATGGAATAAATAATCTTTCTCCATTTTCATTTTATAATGTATTCGGTGCAAATCCACCCATCATTGCTTTTTCTCCTTCAAGAAGAGGGAAGGATGCATCATTAAAAGATACATATTGGAATCTTGTGGAAACTAAAGAATGTGTAGTAAACTCAGTAACATATTCGATGGTTGAACAAGTCAGTCTCGCTTCTACTGAGTATGAATCAGAAGTAGATGAGTTCATCAAAAGCGGATTAACTCCTATTGAATCTGATCTTGTTAAACCAAAGCGTGTTAAAGAATCACCTTTTCAAATGGAATGTAAACTTCTTGAGATAAGGAGTTTTGGAGAAGGTGGAGCTTCTGCCAATATTGCAATCTGTCAGGTTCTAAAATTTCATGTTGCAGAAGATTTATTTGTTAACGGTATTATCCATCCAAACCGGATTGATTTGGTTGCCCGAATGTCCGCTGATTTTTATTGCAGAGCAAATGGCGAAGCAATCTTTGAAGTTGAAAAACCAATCAAGAAAAAAGGAATCGGTTATGATCAACTTCCGGAGTTTATTAAAGAATCATTTGTTTTTTCTGCTAATAACCTTGGCAAGTTTGCAAATGTTGAGAGAATACCTGATGAAAATGAAGTGAATGAGTTTATTCAAAAAGTTAAATCCGAAACACTTAGCGAGTATGAGATTTCTGAAGAAGCATTTTATCGTTATAAGAGATTAGGAAATTTTAGATATATGCTTCGCTGTGCACTTGATTTAAATTTATCTGACATACAAAAAAAATATTTACTCGAATTAACTGCTAAACTAGCTTTGGAAAAGAATGATACTGACTTTGCATGGAAAACTGCCTTGTATTCGAATCAGTTTAATTAA
- a CDS encoding DUF58 domain-containing protein, whose translation MEFKLTDYKNYLNPSIIPRINNLELRARLVVEGFMVGLHKSPYHGFSVEFSEHRPYMQGDDLKNVDWRVFGKTEKYFIKQYEEETNLKAYIVIDCSKSMSFSSRKDYNKLEYAKTLAAALSYLLIRQQDAAGLITYSDSVKKYLPPKASRSYLHQILFELSQISASDKTNTSESLSKVAEKIKKRGLVIIISDFFDDIEKTIKALKHFSYMKNEVIVFQILDPMERTFGFGKDAIFVDLETEEQMATQPYQIQKAYQQAMNDFTDKIKRECLNSNFDYTLIDTSTPFDKALFSYIQKRKRLY comes from the coding sequence ATGGAATTTAAATTAACAGATTATAAAAATTACCTTAATCCTTCTATCATTCCCAGAATTAATAATCTCGAGTTAAGAGCACGACTTGTGGTTGAAGGTTTTATGGTTGGACTTCACAAAAGTCCATATCACGGATTCAGTGTTGAGTTCAGTGAACACAGACCATATATGCAAGGCGATGATTTGAAAAATGTTGATTGGAGAGTTTTCGGAAAAACTGAAAAATACTTCATCAAACAATATGAAGAAGAGACAAATTTAAAGGCTTATATCGTTATCGATTGCAGTAAGTCAATGTCTTTCTCATCCAGAAAAGATTATAACAAGCTTGAATATGCAAAAACACTTGCGGCCGCTCTTTCATATCTACTTATCAGGCAACAGGATGCTGCAGGACTAATAACTTATTCCGACTCAGTCAAAAAATATCTGCCACCAAAAGCATCAAGGTCTTATCTTCATCAGATTCTTTTTGAACTCAGCCAAATTTCTGCCTCTGATAAAACTAATACTTCCGAATCTCTTTCGAAAGTTGCAGAGAAAATTAAGAAAAGAGGTTTGGTAATTATAATTTCAGATTTTTTTGATGATATAGAAAAAACAATAAAAGCATTAAAACATTTTTCTTATATGAAAAATGAAGTTATTGTATTTCAGATTTTAGATCCAATGGAAAGAACTTTTGGATTTGGAAAGGATGCCATTTTTGTTGATCTTGAAACCGAGGAACAAATGGCCACACAACCTTATCAGATTCAGAAAGCCTATCAACAGGCAATGAATGACTTTACAGATAAAATTAAACGCGAATGTCTTAATTCGAATTTTGATTACACTTTGATTGATACTTCTACACCTTTTGATAAAGCACTATTCAGTTATATCCAAAAAAGAAAAAGACTATACTAA
- the trxA gene encoding thioredoxin, whose amino-acid sequence MKYDTNNFQKDVIEQSFITPVLVDFWAEWCAPCRILGPVLERLAEKYKEQWKLVKLNTDLYPDIAAEYGIRGIPNVKLFHNGKVINEFTGALPEHMIEEWLRKSIPSKFSDMIEKAKKLLAEGKIEDAKVILEQVHNGDINNGEVKILLAKILVYENPKEALRLVDSAQLSNDTVELAEAITTMSQLFEKLYNQNELPEDSVKQLYIDAIKDLRDKKFESSLKKFIEVIRENKAYDDEGARKACIAIFKYLGEEHETTLKYRREFSRALYV is encoded by the coding sequence ATGAAATACGATACAAATAATTTTCAGAAAGATGTAATTGAGCAAAGTTTCATCACACCTGTTTTAGTTGACTTCTGGGCTGAGTGGTGCGCTCCTTGCAGAATTCTCGGTCCGGTTTTGGAACGACTTGCAGAAAAATATAAAGAGCAATGGAAACTTGTAAAATTAAATACAGATTTGTATCCTGATATCGCAGCTGAATACGGAATAAGAGGAATTCCAAATGTTAAACTTTTTCATAACGGTAAAGTTATAAATGAATTCACTGGTGCTTTGCCCGAGCATATGATAGAAGAATGGTTACGCAAATCAATTCCGAGTAAATTTTCCGATATGATTGAGAAAGCAAAAAAGCTTTTGGCCGAGGGTAAAATAGAAGATGCAAAGGTTATTCTCGAACAGGTTCACAATGGTGATATTAACAATGGTGAAGTAAAAATTCTTCTTGCAAAAATTTTAGTTTATGAAAATCCTAAAGAAGCATTAAGACTGGTTGATAGCGCACAGTTATCAAATGATACCGTTGAATTAGCGGAAGCAATTACTACAATGAGTCAGTTGTTTGAAAAATTATATAATCAAAACGAACTGCCAGAAGATTCTGTAAAGCAGCTTTACATTGATGCGATTAAAGACTTACGTGACAAAAAATTTGAATCATCACTTAAAAAATTTATTGAAGTAATCAGAGAGAACAAAGCATATGATGATGAAGGAGCAAGGAAAGCTTGCATTGCCATATTCAAATATCTCGGTGAAGAACACGAAACAACTTTAAAATACAGAAGAGAATTCAGCAGAGCGTTATATGTTTAG
- a CDS encoding homogentisate 1,2-dioxygenase, whose amino-acid sequence MPYYVKLGKVPPKRHITFYKEDGTLYREELFSTKGFSGIYSNKYHLYMPPETEKISEVDIDTSANDWKDAPLQYYHFITGKKESKGNIITARNEFLKNNHITISTATITEDTEFFYRNAQMHEMIFVHYGSGHLLSEYGDLKFEQWDYLIIPKGTTYQLKLDDYKNNKLLIVESDTPFEIPRHFRNEYGQLTEDAPYYERDFRPPAYMEPIDKKGDFRLMLKVRNRMFEYRLPHHPFDVVGWDGFLYPYAFNIKEYSPKVGKIHLPPPIHLAFVTEHFVVCNFVPRLYDFHPQAIPAPYYHSNVDSDEVLYYVHGDFMSRTGVQEGSITLHPMGIPHGPQPGKTEASIGKKETEEYAVMIDTFQPLQVTKNVKETMVEDYAQSWLTKGR is encoded by the coding sequence ATGCCTTATTATGTTAAACTTGGAAAAGTTCCACCTAAACGACATATAACATTTTATAAAGAAGACGGAACTCTTTATCGTGAAGAACTTTTCAGCACAAAAGGTTTTTCAGGAATTTATTCAAACAAATATCATCTTTATATGCCTCCTGAAACAGAAAAAATCAGTGAAGTGGATATTGACACTTCTGCCAATGATTGGAAAGATGCTCCGTTGCAGTACTATCATTTCATTACCGGCAAAAAGGAAAGTAAAGGAAATATTATCACAGCCAGAAATGAATTTCTGAAGAATAATCATATAACGATTTCAACTGCAACAATTACTGAAGATACTGAATTCTTTTATCGCAACGCTCAGATGCACGAAATGATTTTTGTTCATTATGGTAGTGGTCATTTACTATCTGAATATGGTGATTTGAAATTTGAGCAATGGGATTATTTAATTATTCCTAAAGGAACTACTTACCAATTAAAACTTGATGATTACAAAAACAACAAGTTACTTATTGTTGAATCTGATACACCTTTTGAAATACCAAGACATTTTAGAAATGAATACGGACAATTAACAGAAGATGCTCCTTACTATGAAAGAGATTTTCGTCCGCCTGCTTATATGGAACCGATTGATAAAAAAGGTGATTTCAGATTAATGCTGAAAGTAAGAAACAGAATGTTTGAGTACAGATTACCTCATCATCCATTTGATGTTGTTGGTTGGGATGGATTTCTGTATCCTTATGCATTCAATATAAAAGAATACTCTCCGAAAGTTGGGAAGATTCATCTTCCTCCTCCAATACATTTAGCTTTCGTAACAGAACATTTTGTTGTATGCAACTTCGTTCCGCGTCTGTATGATTTTCATCCACAGGCAATTCCTGCACCTTATTATCATTCGAATGTTGACAGCGATGAAGTACTGTATTATGTACACGGAGATTTTATGTCGAGAACAGGAGTTCAGGAAGGTTCAATTACATTACATCCAATGGGAATTCCACACGGTCCTCAACCAGGCAAAACGGAAGCTTCAATCGGAAAGAAAGAAACAGAAGAATATGCTGTAATGATTGATACTTTCCAACCACTTCAGGTTACGAAGAATGTAAAGGAAACAATGGTCGAAGATTATGCTCAATCCTGGCTAACAAAGGGGAGGTAA
- a CDS encoding ubiquinol-cytochrome c reductase iron-sulfur subunit, whose protein sequence is MNRKQFLKIFLSSFGLFVIYLWGRLTKNISDYNFRKQSVVLPNDFSNGVTLQKDFIIIKNGDKLKIFSSRCSHLGCRINTVNQNIFTCPCHGSQFDLNGNPIKGPAAKSLTELKFKMDSKQNQIIIFS, encoded by the coding sequence ATGAATAGAAAACAGTTCCTGAAAATATTTCTTTCATCCTTTGGATTATTTGTAATTTATCTTTGGGGAAGATTAACAAAAAATATTTCTGATTATAATTTCAGGAAGCAATCAGTAGTTTTACCAAACGATTTTTCAAATGGAGTTACCTTACAAAAAGACTTTATTATAATTAAGAATGGAGATAAATTAAAAATATTTAGTTCCAGATGCTCACATCTTGGATGCAGAATAAATACTGTAAATCAAAATATTTTTACTTGTCCGTGTCATGGTTCTCAATTTGATTTAAATGGAAATCCGATAAAGGGTCCTGCAGCCAAAAGTTTAACAGAACTTAAATTCAAAATGGATTCAAAACAAAATCAGATAATTATTTTTTCCTGA
- the hppD gene encoding 4-hydroxyphenylpyruvate dioxygenase gives MAEKAGIIGYDYVEFYVGSAKMWAYWHAKAMGLNIVGYSGPETGVKDKVSYLLSLNNINIVVSSAIKPTNYEIASFVERHGDGVKRWALKVFDVKKTFEVAVKNGGIPIRLPKKFEDENGYVEEAAIRLYDDCEIVFINRDNYKGIFKPGFGKPIQNITIHREETGLQTIDHIVGNVRTNEMNLWANYINTTLNFETFIEFGPGDISTQYSALLSKVVRSKEAVVKNPINEPYEGLKKSQIEEFIDEYLGSGIQHVAITTNDIISTIKAMRNNGVEFLSNPPDTYYEMLKEKGIKVKEDINELKKYGILCDTEGKGYLLQLFTKPISDRPTFFYEIIQRCEGAEGFGQGNFQALFESIERDQMQRGSLDREE, from the coding sequence ATGGCAGAAAAAGCAGGAATCATCGGATATGATTATGTTGAATTTTATGTCGGCTCAGCTAAAATGTGGGCTTACTGGCATGCAAAAGCAATGGGACTGAATATCGTTGGTTACAGCGGACCTGAAACAGGTGTTAAAGATAAAGTTTCATATCTGCTTTCATTGAATAATATAAATATTGTTGTTTCCTCAGCAATCAAACCTACCAATTATGAAATTGCATCTTTTGTTGAAAGGCACGGCGATGGAGTAAAACGCTGGGCTTTAAAAGTTTTTGATGTAAAGAAAACTTTTGAAGTAGCTGTTAAGAATGGTGGAATTCCGATTCGGTTACCAAAGAAGTTTGAAGACGAAAATGGTTATGTTGAAGAAGCTGCTATTCGTCTTTATGATGATTGTGAAATTGTTTTCATTAATCGTGATAACTACAAAGGAATATTCAAGCCCGGATTCGGAAAACCTATTCAGAATATCACTATTCATAGAGAAGAAACAGGATTACAAACAATTGATCATATCGTTGGAAATGTAAGAACAAATGAAATGAATCTTTGGGCTAATTATATCAACACAACTTTGAACTTTGAAACTTTTATTGAATTCGGTCCCGGTGATATTTCAACTCAATATTCTGCATTGCTTTCTAAAGTTGTTCGCTCAAAAGAAGCAGTAGTAAAAAATCCAATCAACGAACCTTATGAAGGATTGAAAAAATCGCAGATTGAAGAATTTATTGATGAATATCTTGGCAGCGGAATTCAACATGTCGCAATCACAACAAACGATATTATTTCTACAATTAAAGCTATGAGAAATAATGGCGTAGAATTCCTGAGTAATCCACCAGATACTTATTATGAGATGTTGAAAGAAAAAGGCATTAAAGTTAAGGAAGATATTAACGAATTGAAGAAATACGGAATTCTTTGCGACACCGAAGGAAAAGGATATTTACTTCAGTTGTTCACAAAGCCAATCAGCGACAGACCAACATTTTTCTATGAGATAATTCAGAGATGTGAAGGCGCAGAAGGATTTGGACAAGGAAACTTTCAGGCATTGTTTGAATCAATTGAAAGAGACCAGATGCAACGGGGAAGTCTGGACAGAGAAGAATAA